The Salinispora tropica CNB-440 genome has a window encoding:
- a CDS encoding DUF1622 domain-containing protein encodes MDGMFDQHWLLEAVDLLVRVVEAAGILIIFVGAMMAFVRFVIVGLRYRQSKAFVPIRLTLGRFLTLGLEFQLASDIMRTAVAPTLLDIAELAAVAAIRTALNYFLAREIKQERREIAELGSPGSADSNQAGPGRAS; translated from the coding sequence ATGGATGGCATGTTCGACCAGCACTGGTTGTTGGAGGCGGTGGACCTCCTGGTACGGGTGGTCGAGGCCGCCGGCATCCTCATTATCTTTGTCGGTGCGATGATGGCGTTCGTCCGGTTCGTGATCGTGGGGTTGCGGTACCGGCAGAGCAAGGCTTTCGTGCCGATCCGGCTGACTCTCGGGCGGTTCCTGACCCTCGGGTTGGAGTTTCAACTCGCCTCGGACATTATGCGCACCGCCGTCGCTCCGACCCTGCTGGACATCGCCGAGCTGGCTGCGGTGGCGGCGATCCGGACCGCGCTGAACTACTTCCTCGCCCGCGAGATCAAACAGGAGCGCCGCGAGATCGCCGAGCTCGGCTCGCCCGGGTCCGCCGACTCGAACCAGGCGGGTCCGGGGCGGGCCTCGTGA
- a CDS encoding potassium channel family protein yields the protein MIMGSTGAIGRREEWAASWERLTALPLTVFSLVFLAAYAAPILEPQLSSAWITVCRVTTFTTWLVFWLDMAVRFILHAQRRRFLREHLFDLAVLLLPMLRPLRALRLVTVVLSLSRRTEAWVRGRLGIYVAATTVLLVGVASLAVLDAERHAPDPSITNYADALWWAAVTITTVGYGDFYPVTTEGRLVAVGLMIGGIGLIGFVTGSLATWIVDRVSGRDRHPAATAEDVAALRQEIAALRQQLDPAEATRPVDPVTPPVQPARTPAPDG from the coding sequence GTGATCATGGGAAGCACCGGCGCCATAGGCCGGCGGGAGGAGTGGGCCGCGAGCTGGGAGCGGCTGACCGCGCTGCCGTTGACCGTTTTCTCCCTGGTGTTCCTGGCGGCATACGCTGCGCCGATCCTGGAACCGCAGCTCAGCTCGGCGTGGATCACGGTCTGCCGGGTGACAACGTTCACCACGTGGCTGGTGTTCTGGCTCGACATGGCTGTCCGTTTCATCCTGCATGCGCAGCGGCGACGCTTCCTCCGGGAGCACCTGTTCGACCTCGCCGTTCTGCTCCTGCCGATGCTGCGTCCGCTGCGGGCGCTGCGGTTGGTGACGGTGGTGCTCTCGCTCAGCCGGCGGACCGAGGCCTGGGTTCGCGGCCGGCTCGGCATCTACGTGGCAGCGACCACCGTGTTGCTGGTGGGGGTCGCCTCCCTGGCGGTCCTCGACGCTGAGCGGCACGCGCCGGACCCGTCCATCACCAACTACGCGGATGCCCTCTGGTGGGCGGCCGTGACCATCACCACCGTCGGCTACGGCGACTTCTATCCGGTCACCACGGAAGGGCGGCTGGTGGCGGTCGGCCTGATGATCGGCGGTATCGGGCTGATCGGTTTCGTGACCGGCTCGCTCGCCACGTGGATCGTCGACCGGGTTTCCGGCCGGGACCGGCATCCGGCGGCGACCGCCGAGGACGTCGCGGCGCTGCGCCAGGAGATCGCGGCGCTGCGCCAGCAGCTCGACCCGGCGGAGGCCACCCGACCCGTGGACCCGGTGACCCCGCCGGTGCAACCTGCCCGCACGCCCGCACCCGACGGGTGA
- a CDS encoding thiazolylpeptide-type bacteriocin: MENDTDLNALADEILELESETFAISDYADASEAILASCSSSATTSTCSSTTSTTSCSA; the protein is encoded by the coding sequence ATGGAGAACGACACCGACCTCAACGCCCTCGCCGACGAGATCCTGGAGCTGGAGTCGGAGACCTTCGCGATCTCCGACTACGCGGACGCGTCCGAGGCGATCCTCGCCTCGTGCTCCTCGTCGGCCACCACCTCGACCTGTAGCAGCACCACCTCCACCACCAGTTGCTCAGCCTGA
- a CDS encoding AMP-dependent synthetase/ligase, translating to MQEVVVSPVEEIGGVLPGLAEQVWTNARQAPEAVQFVRPAPVSRAWPVRRSVRGGDVPVTCAQFRDDVHSLARGFLAAGVGHGDRIGLVSRTRYEWTLVDYALWAIGAVSVPVFETASADQLGWILSDAGVVGCVVETSDQAELVASRRSDLPALRDVWQIDAGDLTDLAGQGHAVDDAVVDGRRRRVTGGDMATIVYTSGTTGRPKGCVLTHRSIHCDVSAAVSVLPQLLHPEANTVLFLPLAHAFARMIQVGVVQTRTTMVHSADIAGVLEQLRRHRPTFVLAVPRVFEKLHSRAQQKAEGSHRAWLFQLAERVAVRYSRGRDRSWGPNPLLRLARGGFDPLVYRKLRAALGGRCSAAIVGGAPLGERLGHFFRGAGLLVLEGYGLTEASPALTANTPTTQRIGTVGRPLPGVKIRIADDGEILARGDPVFPGYWNNSEATRAVFTQDGWMRTGDLGELDSDGFLRITGRQKEIIVTASGQNLAPTPIEEAIRADPLVSQCMLIGDGRPYVAALVTIDPSAWDRWRSEHGRSDDATVAELRDDPELCGEIQAAVDRANATVSRAEQVKTFRILPRDLTESDGELTPILKIKKSVVQEHFSDDVEALYQGH from the coding sequence GTGCAGGAGGTCGTGGTCTCGCCGGTGGAGGAGATCGGTGGGGTGCTGCCGGGGCTGGCGGAGCAGGTGTGGACCAACGCCCGCCAGGCCCCGGAGGCGGTGCAGTTCGTTCGGCCCGCGCCGGTGTCCCGCGCCTGGCCCGTGCGCCGGTCGGTGCGCGGCGGTGACGTGCCGGTGACGTGCGCCCAGTTCCGGGACGACGTGCACAGCCTCGCCCGTGGCTTCCTCGCGGCCGGGGTGGGGCACGGTGATCGGATCGGGCTGGTCAGCCGGACCCGGTACGAGTGGACCCTCGTCGACTACGCCCTCTGGGCGATCGGGGCGGTGTCGGTGCCGGTCTTCGAGACGGCCAGCGCGGACCAGCTCGGGTGGATCCTGTCGGACGCGGGCGTGGTGGGCTGCGTGGTGGAGACGTCCGATCAGGCCGAGCTGGTCGCCAGTCGGCGTTCGGATCTGCCGGCGTTGCGCGACGTCTGGCAGATCGACGCCGGTGACCTTACCGATCTGGCCGGTCAGGGGCATGCGGTTGACGACGCGGTGGTCGACGGCCGTCGCCGCCGGGTGACCGGTGGGGATATGGCCACGATCGTCTACACCAGCGGCACGACCGGTCGGCCAAAGGGTTGTGTGTTGACCCATCGCTCGATCCACTGTGACGTGAGCGCCGCGGTCTCGGTGCTGCCGCAGCTGCTACACCCCGAGGCGAACACGGTGTTGTTCCTGCCCCTGGCCCACGCGTTCGCCCGGATGATCCAGGTAGGGGTGGTGCAGACCCGGACCACCATGGTGCACAGCGCCGACATCGCTGGCGTGCTGGAGCAGCTGCGCCGGCATCGGCCGACGTTTGTCCTGGCGGTGCCCCGGGTCTTCGAGAAGCTACACAGCCGGGCCCAGCAGAAGGCCGAGGGCAGTCACCGGGCTTGGCTGTTCCAGCTCGCCGAGCGGGTGGCGGTGCGGTACAGCCGTGGCCGTGACCGTTCGTGGGGCCCGAACCCACTGCTCCGGCTCGCCCGAGGCGGGTTCGACCCGCTGGTGTACCGGAAGCTGCGGGCCGCCCTGGGCGGGCGGTGCTCCGCGGCGATCGTCGGCGGCGCGCCGCTCGGCGAACGGCTGGGGCACTTCTTCCGCGGCGCGGGCCTGCTGGTGCTGGAGGGGTACGGACTCACCGAGGCCTCCCCGGCGTTGACGGCGAACACGCCAACGACACAGCGGATCGGCACGGTCGGTCGTCCGCTGCCCGGCGTGAAGATCCGGATCGCCGACGATGGTGAGATCCTCGCCCGCGGCGACCCGGTCTTTCCTGGGTACTGGAACAACTCGGAGGCCACCCGGGCGGTGTTCACCCAGGACGGGTGGATGCGTACCGGCGACCTCGGAGAGCTCGACTCCGACGGGTTCCTACGGATCACCGGGCGGCAGAAGGAGATCATCGTCACCGCGTCCGGGCAGAACCTCGCGCCCACGCCGATCGAGGAGGCGATCCGTGCGGACCCGTTGGTCAGCCAGTGCATGCTGATCGGTGACGGTCGCCCGTACGTCGCCGCGCTGGTCACCATCGACCCGTCAGCCTGGGATCGCTGGCGCTCCGAGCATGGCCGCTCGGACGACGCGACCGTGGCCGAGCTGCGAGACGACCCAGAGCTGTGCGGCGAGATCCAGGCGGCCGTCGACCGTGCGAACGCGACCGTCTCCCGGGCCGAGCAGGTCAAGACCTTCCGCATCTTGCCCCGGGATCTCACCGAGTCCGACGGCGAACTCACTCCTATTCTCAAGATCAAAAAAAGTGTTGTCCAGGAACACTTCAGCGATGACGTCGAGGCCCTGTACCAGGGCCACTGA
- a CDS encoding amidohydrolase, translated as MAFVVADAADSAGTPVDREIVAAAAQLYRDLHAHPELSGAEEHTAVRFAAALRGLGCQVTTGVGGHGVVGVLCNGAGPTVLIRAELDALPVAEETGLPYASTATGVTADGRTVPVMHACGHDLHLAAAVGAAAHLAQERDSWRGTLLTVGQPAEETLQGAAALLDDGLYDRFGRPDLLLAQHAAPLPAGMVAHGVGAMTAGCVTLDVTVPGRGGHAATPHLCVDPVLLAATIVLRLQALVARQASQDDPVALTVGTLRAGHHAAVIADEATLGVTIRSRHERTLDQVLDSVIRTIRAACAAANSPREPTVRVVSRTPAYVGDPAMTSRVRAAHLGVFGTERVSWWPPSLAAEDFPLLAVGGIPSSYWMLGTVGPRQWRTVPGATAAEKLGNLPTNHSPAFAPHVELALPTGVAALVAAARTLLALD; from the coding sequence ATGGCATTCGTCGTAGCTGATGCTGCCGATTCGGCCGGCACACCGGTTGATCGGGAGATCGTTGCCGCTGCGGCTCAGCTCTACCGCGACCTGCATGCACATCCGGAGCTCTCGGGGGCGGAGGAACACACCGCAGTCCGCTTCGCGGCCGCGCTACGGGGGCTTGGGTGCCAGGTCACGACCGGAGTCGGTGGGCATGGAGTGGTCGGCGTCCTTTGCAACGGGGCCGGCCCAACCGTCCTGATCCGGGCAGAGCTCGACGCGCTCCCGGTCGCCGAGGAGACCGGCCTGCCGTACGCCAGCACCGCTACCGGCGTAACTGCCGACGGCCGGACCGTACCGGTCATGCATGCCTGCGGACATGACCTGCACCTGGCCGCGGCGGTCGGCGCCGCCGCCCACCTGGCCCAAGAGCGGGACAGCTGGCGGGGGACGCTGCTGACCGTGGGACAGCCGGCCGAGGAGACCCTGCAAGGTGCGGCGGCCCTGCTCGACGACGGCCTCTACGACCGGTTCGGCCGACCCGACCTGCTTCTGGCCCAGCATGCCGCACCGCTACCGGCGGGCATGGTCGCTCACGGCGTCGGCGCGATGACGGCCGGCTGTGTCACCCTGGACGTCACCGTTCCTGGACGGGGCGGGCACGCGGCCACCCCGCATCTCTGCGTGGATCCGGTGCTGCTCGCCGCGACCATTGTCCTGCGGCTGCAGGCGCTGGTGGCGCGGCAGGCCAGTCAGGACGACCCGGTGGCGCTCACCGTCGGGACTCTGCGCGCCGGTCACCACGCGGCAGTCATCGCCGACGAGGCCACTCTCGGGGTGACGATCCGGTCCCGACACGAGCGGACGCTGGACCAGGTGCTGGACAGCGTGATCCGAACGATTCGGGCCGCCTGCGCGGCCGCCAACAGCCCGCGCGAGCCGACGGTACGCGTCGTCTCGCGTACTCCCGCATATGTGGGGGACCCGGCCATGACCTCCCGGGTACGGGCCGCCCACCTGGGGGTGTTCGGGACGGAGCGGGTCAGCTGGTGGCCCCCCTCCCTGGCGGCGGAGGACTTCCCACTCCTGGCCGTCGGGGGGATACCGAGCAGCTACTGGATGCTCGGCACCGTGGGACCACGGCAGTGGCGGACGGTGCCGGGCGCCACCGCGGCCGAGAAGCTGGGTAACCTGCCGACGAATCACAGCCCGGCATTCGCCCCGCATGTTGAGCTGGCGCTGCCGACTGGTGTGGCGGCTCTCGTGGCCGCTGCCCGAACGCTGCTCGCCCTTGACTGA
- a CDS encoding isocitrate lyase/phosphoenolpyruvate mutase family protein, whose translation MVSPLLPVSARTRRRGPRVRGFAALHRTGDPLVLPNVWDVASARGLVEAGFPALGTTSLGVAAAAGLPDGTDAALGETLRLTRSLAALPVHLTVDIETGSVDTAAAVADAGAAGVNMEDAMCPAETHAALIRSVKREVPHLFVNARTDTYWQRAGDLAETLRRVRLYADAGADGVFIPGLAGPADIAAVVAAVEVPVNVLFLPGRHTVVTLAGLGVGRISTGSLLFRAALAASVETAVAVRDGHTVRRDLPSYAKINAWS comes from the coding sequence GTGGTGTCACCGCTCCTGCCGGTGTCTGCCAGAACTCGTCGTCGGGGCCCTCGCGTGAGGGGCTTCGCTGCTCTTCACCGCACCGGTGACCCACTCGTGCTGCCGAATGTGTGGGACGTGGCCTCCGCCCGTGGCCTGGTCGAGGCGGGATTTCCCGCGCTCGGCACGACCAGCCTCGGTGTCGCCGCCGCAGCCGGCCTGCCCGACGGTACCGATGCCGCACTCGGTGAGACACTGCGCCTCACGCGAAGCCTGGCGGCGCTGCCCGTTCACCTCACCGTCGACATCGAAACTGGTTCGGTCGACACCGCGGCCGCCGTGGCCGACGCCGGTGCGGCGGGCGTGAACATGGAAGACGCCATGTGTCCGGCCGAGACACACGCGGCGCTCATCCGATCCGTGAAGCGCGAGGTTCCACACCTGTTTGTGAATGCCAGGACCGACACCTACTGGCAACGCGCTGGCGACCTGGCCGAAACGCTGCGCCGGGTGCGGCTCTACGCCGACGCCGGTGCCGACGGAGTGTTCATCCCCGGGCTGGCGGGGCCCGCCGACATCGCCGCGGTCGTGGCGGCGGTCGAGGTGCCGGTCAACGTCCTGTTCCTGCCTGGCCGACACACCGTCGTCACCCTGGCTGGCCTGGGCGTGGGACGGATCAGCACCGGCTCGCTACTCTTCCGCGCCGCCCTGGCCGCATCGGTGGAAACAGCCGTAGCCGTCCGCGACGGCCATACCGTGCGACGGGACCTACCGTCCTACGCGAAGATCAATGCCTGGTCGTAG
- a CDS encoding MarR family winged helix-turn-helix transcriptional regulator, with translation MRLYVEPTGSSTAVDEPQVDDPLVDALAALCRSLVDVTVHTLDARDVDLTVSQYRILALLVSQGPVRVVDLATTLHVHPSTVTRACDRLVRRELVARRTGESDRRVSWLSLTVAGRELVSEVDRRRSAEIRRLVAVTGLAPDAELVGALEALVTAAGEPDERQWRQGWERRVDVAS, from the coding sequence ATGCGACTCTACGTGGAGCCAACGGGGTCGTCGACGGCGGTGGACGAGCCTCAGGTGGACGACCCCCTGGTAGACGCGCTGGCAGCGCTGTGCCGCTCACTGGTCGACGTCACCGTCCACACGCTCGATGCCCGTGATGTCGACCTGACGGTGTCGCAGTACCGGATCCTGGCCCTCCTCGTCTCCCAGGGGCCGGTCCGGGTCGTTGACCTCGCCACGACACTGCACGTCCACCCGTCCACCGTCACCCGAGCCTGTGATCGTCTGGTCCGACGAGAGCTGGTGGCCCGACGGACCGGCGAGAGCGACCGCCGGGTGTCCTGGCTCAGCCTGACCGTCGCGGGTCGGGAGCTGGTCAGCGAGGTCGACCGACGCCGTAGCGCCGAGATCCGGCGACTGGTCGCGGTGACCGGCCTAGCGCCCGACGCCGAGCTGGTCGGCGCGCTGGAGGCGCTGGTGACGGCGGCCGGCGAACCGGATGAACGGCAGTGGCGGCAGGGCTGGGAACGGCGTGTCGACGTAGCGAGCTGA
- a CDS encoding MFS transporter, with product MSKVSWAYLASYVLSMLGNSIAGVVLPLLVLQTTGSVLATGAVAVASALPAAVAGLVMGVVIDRINRRTASVLTDVISALSIAALPLVDAAVGLALGWFVLFAVIGSFGDVPGLTAREAMIPGVIRAGRMSTERLLGLREALGAMVMLIGPAVGAVLIAAFDGVAVLWVTAATSATAAAVTMLIPREAGVVPAAVVPADGAVPQRVVLRDGWHTLRRSPFLLTTTLISTGVVVVLAGFQALVLPVYFTLQQRPELLGLVLSSLAVGLLLGGGTYAAAGNRGRRRTWFLTGMLITIVGFSAMATLASPWIVLGAAALVGLGNGLFGSLIGVLMVERIPDAMRGRVMSLQNALLTLAPALGMGGAALLVAEFSARTGAIALALIWLITGVAAIGARALRDLEPMPAPEAELVS from the coding sequence ATGAGCAAGGTGTCGTGGGCCTATTTGGCCTCCTACGTCCTGTCCATGCTGGGTAACTCCATTGCCGGGGTGGTCCTGCCGTTGCTGGTCCTGCAGACCACCGGCAGTGTGCTCGCCACTGGTGCGGTCGCGGTCGCCTCGGCGCTGCCCGCGGCCGTTGCGGGGCTGGTCATGGGCGTGGTGATCGACCGGATCAACCGGCGTACGGCCTCGGTGCTCACCGATGTGATCTCCGCGCTCTCGATTGCCGCGCTGCCCTTGGTCGACGCCGCCGTCGGGCTCGCGCTCGGCTGGTTCGTGCTGTTCGCGGTGATTGGCTCGTTCGGCGACGTGCCGGGGCTGACCGCCCGGGAAGCGATGATCCCGGGCGTCATCCGAGCCGGGCGGATGAGCACCGAGCGGTTGCTGGGGCTGCGCGAGGCGCTCGGCGCAATGGTCATGCTGATCGGGCCGGCGGTCGGAGCGGTGCTGATCGCGGCGTTCGACGGAGTCGCCGTGCTGTGGGTGACCGCGGCGACCTCGGCCACGGCCGCGGCGGTCACGATGCTCATCCCGCGCGAGGCCGGCGTGGTCCCGGCTGCCGTGGTCCCGGCGGACGGGGCCGTGCCGCAGCGGGTGGTGCTGCGCGACGGCTGGCACACCCTGCGCCGTTCGCCGTTCCTGCTGACCACCACCCTGATCAGTACCGGTGTGGTGGTGGTTTTGGCCGGCTTTCAGGCGCTGGTCCTGCCGGTATACTTCACCCTGCAGCAGCGGCCTGAGCTGCTTGGCCTGGTGCTCAGCTCGCTCGCTGTCGGACTGCTGCTCGGTGGCGGGACGTACGCCGCGGCGGGCAACCGGGGCCGACGGCGTACCTGGTTCCTGACCGGAATGCTGATCACGATCGTCGGCTTCAGCGCTATGGCGACGCTGGCGAGCCCGTGGATCGTGCTCGGCGCCGCGGCCCTGGTCGGGCTCGGCAATGGGCTGTTCGGCAGCCTGATCGGCGTGCTCATGGTCGAGCGAATTCCGGACGCGATGCGCGGTCGGGTGATGAGCCTGCAGAATGCGCTGCTCACCCTCGCCCCGGCACTCGGCATGGGCGGTGCCGCGCTGTTGGTCGCGGAGTTCAGCGCTCGGACCGGCGCGATCGCCCTCGCCCTCATCTGGCTCATCACCGGCGTCGCCGCGATCGGCGCACGGGCACTGCGCGACCTGGAACCAATGCCGGCACCCGAGGCCGAACTAGTAAGTTGA
- a CDS encoding DUF421 domain-containing protein yields the protein MVDWRAVFTPDTPLMEIIVRGSVMYLTLFFLLRVLLKRESGTTGMTDLLVIVLIADAAQNGMASGYTSLADGVLLVAVIIGWAYLLDAVAYRWQPAARLIRPKPLALVRDGRMLHRNMRRELVTEDELYGQLREQGIDSLAEVREMRMESDGQFSVITRRPGKQRP from the coding sequence GTGGTCGACTGGCGGGCGGTCTTCACGCCGGACACTCCGCTGATGGAGATCATCGTCCGGGGCAGCGTGATGTACCTGACGCTGTTCTTCCTGCTGCGGGTCCTGCTGAAACGGGAAAGCGGCACCACCGGAATGACCGACCTGCTGGTCATCGTGCTGATCGCCGACGCCGCGCAGAACGGCATGGCAAGCGGCTACACCTCGCTCGCCGACGGGGTGCTGCTGGTCGCGGTGATCATCGGTTGGGCATACCTGCTCGACGCGGTCGCCTACCGCTGGCAACCCGCCGCCCGACTGATCCGACCGAAACCCCTGGCCCTGGTCCGGGACGGACGGATGCTGCACCGCAACATGCGTCGGGAACTGGTCACCGAAGACGAGCTGTACGGGCAGCTGCGGGAGCAGGGCATCGACAGCCTGGCTGAGGTCCGGGAGATGCGGATGGAGTCCGACGGCCAGTTCAGTGTGATCACCCGTCGCCCCGGCAAGCAACGACCCTGA
- a CDS encoding MerR family transcriptional regulator encodes MNSGELARLAGVSVRTLRHYHQVGVLPEPARRANGYREYTVRDLVLLLRIRRLAEIGIPLDDIPPILGASGRAHAVLDELDRELADQIDRLTARREVIAQLRAAGAAADTPPELAGLLASIGSGGDPDLPPEILKHDHEVILLLHHLLDTRGRAALIGLLSQITEPDVLAATTALTARFAALGPDTGDEEIDRLVADYHLALDQLSVDGWTESDPRTRALLMSYQEMAFNDAQRELLARLANLDQP; translated from the coding sequence ATGAACAGCGGCGAACTCGCCCGGCTGGCCGGAGTCAGCGTCCGCACCCTGCGGCACTACCACCAGGTTGGGGTCCTTCCCGAGCCGGCACGGCGGGCGAACGGCTATCGCGAGTACACGGTGCGCGACCTGGTGCTGCTGCTGCGCATCCGGCGGCTGGCCGAGATCGGCATCCCCCTCGACGACATTCCGCCGATACTGGGGGCCAGCGGCCGGGCCCACGCTGTCCTCGACGAGCTCGACCGCGAACTGGCCGACCAGATCGATCGGCTCACCGCCCGCCGCGAGGTGATCGCCCAGCTTCGCGCCGCCGGAGCCGCCGCGGACACGCCGCCGGAACTGGCCGGCCTGCTCGCGAGCATTGGCAGCGGCGGCGATCCGGACCTGCCGCCAGAGATACTCAAACACGACCACGAGGTAATCTTGCTGCTGCACCACCTCCTGGACACCAGGGGCCGGGCCGCGTTGATCGGGCTGCTCAGTCAGATCACCGAGCCGGACGTGCTGGCGGCCACCACCGCGCTGACCGCCCGGTTCGCCGCGCTCGGGCCGGACACCGGCGATGAGGAGATCGACCGGCTGGTCGCCGACTACCACCTCGCTCTGGACCAGCTGAGCGTCGACGGGTGGACGGAGTCGGATCCGCGGACCCGTGCGCTGCTCATGTCGTACCAGGAAATGGCTTTCAACGACGCCCAGCGTGAGCTTCTCGCCCGGCTGGCCAATCTCGATCAGCCGTGA